From the Huiozyma naganishii CBS 8797 chromosome 2, complete genome genome, one window contains:
- the KNAG0B05600 gene encoding uncharacterized protein, with protein sequence MNFVTFIEKATKAKRTVKARFVNLFTREEVETYELDIEHYVRPKGCTTCMGRPPMSCATLSEKVDAGLIACDEALVSYIHEQEEIRYAMVQEQDRQCSAAIKKAVEEAEYPQPKEGCMFSSEIPSAVTALFNAPFANRGAQSRATPTENQPPPSLDPRESQAPSQVPPQVPSTSEHSKLRFQRVVARARQAKAISHPIEAQKPAPRPTETTVHSVPSGRPLSIISPNSVANTHPQGLVPPQNNVRTAPNSTDLGVAIGNDEMCEEGLDDGARRKGRNGRIGWIDRVSKDNRNGYDYALNNFGDHDPDITPRFRTIDTHDLRRWRKFKDASRAEYTRAQATIKELKRASLEFRLRKIKGMKGTVKTRTTALYRKLFKHSPDPEEPALPTRPVDAPGCGDADGYSAAKLMFTRLLKLEEETWRKYKHSLHVSLWLDSLIAANIDGNDYRGHICDNIRTEVGNLTGLLQDKLALLGKYQEHNLTTMNNISRCLETGRQLRLTMEQAPDATSRRKAKGEYLLYKDRLMVKLHRVLDSLDMMDGRYASEVELFSRLVSEKKEVYRRLHGMDLRHGIPVRVQEKIAWLRCMEADKPSLGVRVNMKIGEVLDAFDIH encoded by the coding sequence ATGAATTTTGTTACCTTCATCGAGAAAGCCACCAAGGCCAAAAGAACCGTGAAAGCACGCTTTGTGAATCTCTTCACCAGGGAAGAAGTGGAAACCTACGAACTGGACATCGAACACTATGTCCGCCCAAAGGGCTGCACCACATGCATGGGCCGACCCCCTATGTCGTGTGCGACCTTATCCGAGAAAGTAGACGCGGGGCTGATCGCCTGCGACGAAGCTTTGGTCTCCTACATCCATGAGCAAGAGGAAATCAGGTACGCCATGGTCCAGGAGCAGGACAGACAATGCAGCGCGGCAATCAAGAAGGCTGTTGAGGAGGCAGAGTACCCTCAACCCAAAGAGGGCTGCATGTTCAGCTCGGAGATCCCAAGCGCCGTTACGGCGCTGTTCAACGCTCCCTTCGCCAACAGGGGCGCCCAGTCCCGTGCCACCCCAACCGAGAACCAGCCACCGCCATCCCTAGATCCAAGGGAATCACAGGCCCCATCACAGGTTCCACCACAGGTCCCATCCACAAGCGAGCACTCTAAATTGAGGTTCCAGCGCGTTGTCGCAAGAGCCCGCCAAGCAAAAGCCATTTCTCATCCGATAGAAGCCCAGAAACCGGCACCACGCCCCACAGAAACCACTGTACACTCGGTTCCTAGTGGCAGACCCCTCTCCATCATCTCTCCCAATTCCGTTGCGAACACCCACCCCCAAGGGTTAGTACCTCCGCAAAACAACGTCCGCACTGCCCCCAACAGTACAGACCTTGGAGTAGCTATAGGAAACGATGAGATGTGCGAGGAGGGTCTTGACGACGGTGCCCGTAGAAAAGGCAGAAACGGCAGGATCGGCTGGATTGACAGGGTCTCCAAAGACAACAGGAACGGCTACGACTACgccttgaacaacttcGGCGACCACGACCCGGACATCACTCCAAGGTTCAGAACCATAGACACACACGACCTTCGCCGCTGGAGAAAGTTCAAGGACGCTTCGCGCGCAGAATACACCAGGGCGCAAGCAACCATCAAGGAACTCAAACGGGCCTCACTGGAATTCCGGCTGCGGAAGATCAAAGGCATGAAGGGCACAGTGAAGACAAGGACAACAGCACTGTACcggaaactgttcaaacaCAGCCCGGACCCTGAGGAGCCCGCGCTCCCTACTCGCCCTGTCGACGCCCCGGGATGCGGTGATGCGGATGGATATAGTGCCGCAAAGCTGATGTTCACACGTCTTTTGAagctcgaagaagagacgtGGCGCAAGTACAAACACAGCCTGCACGTCTCGCTGTGGCTAGACTCTCTGATTGCAGCAAATATAGACGGCAACGACTACCGCGGCCACATTTGTGACAACATCAGGACCGAAGTCGGCAATTTGACAGGCCTGCTGCAAGACAAGCTGGCCCTCCTAGGAAAATATCAAGAACACAACCTCACCACGATGAATAACATCAGCAGGTGTCTCGAGACCGGACGCCAATTAAGACTCACCATGGAGCAGGCCCCCGATGCAACGTCTAGAAGAAAGGCGAAAGGGGAGTACCTGCTCTACAAGGACAGGCTGATGGTGAAACTGCATCGTGTGCTGGACTCCCTCGACATGATGGATGGCAGATATGCCAGCGAGGTCGAGCTCTTCTCGCGGCTGGTCTCCGAGAAAAAGGAGGTGTACCGGCGATTACATGGAATGGACTTGCGCCACGGCATTCCCGTGAGAGTCCAGGAAAAGATCGCCTGGCTCCGCTGCATGGAGGCTGATAAACCCAGCCTAGGAGTAAGAGTCAACATGAAGATTGGCGAGGTATTGGACGCGTTCGACATCCACTAA
- the NUP2 gene encoding nucleoporin NUP2 (similar to Saccharomyces cerevisiae NUP2 (YLR335W); ancestral locus Anc_4.164), whose protein sequence is MSKRFAGNQLTRETYADNSDDERRSEEEAPATVASAEIMNRRKIAMPRRKMEFTAKPVTPAVQSESEFANSFSFGKKPSMDKKSPDANAVKLKALNVQFKSKLDDVVSKDPCADLSSLFDKYKRYLADINSEKTKNSTPSSGVQSTSNSAQSSFQLQPTSSAVITSDSNAIAVTGPASHSSASEGEEEEQKDIKIEGPKFTISTKPITSDSVFAFGTAKKAPSPKEDSDSESDIEIKGPQFTFSGDVKSDIFKLKPKPSVTTEDSNVSEKKTVTFDAAATGPAQETMKEETQPEEKPKFTFGASTNAPAKANPFIFGKGPATDNLKEDKTSEEEKPKPAFSFGAPNPVAKTSGNDSSVPSFTFGAKPKETETSSTKPAFSFGSTIANPTSEKPAVPSSAFSFGSISSSQATTATNTETPEEKGTKPSFSFNFPASNGGKDAQPPASKVTSTPSFAFGSTTKPTLENDGTTATEEKPKPSFSFGSSTTEAKNPPSFVFGKSNDKSEPEEENKKPSFIFGSNSNTTGTNPPSFSFGKPNNNNSSASGGFKFTLPFGQKPATANTEAQNVVETANATNNETTQTPEPVQPAEEETTTQFELQNGEEGETVLFSQRAKLMLFNTETKAYDSCGVGEMKLLQNGSDKTKIRLLCRSDGMGNILLNTAVIKSFNYTPLTPENENLVRRPPPLALMVR, encoded by the coding sequence ATGTCAAAGCGATTTGCAGGTAATCAATTGACAAGGGAAACCTACGCTGATAATAGTGACGATGAACGTCGCAGCGAAGAGGAAGCCCCAGCGACGGTAGCCTCTGCAGAGATCATGAACAGGAGGAAAATTGCCATGCCTAGACGTAAAATGGAGTTTACTGCTAAACCTGTAACTCCCGCTGTTCAATCCGAGTCGGAATTTGCCAACAGTTTTAGCTTTGGCAAGAAACCTAGCATGGACAAAAAATCTCCAGATGCAAACGCCGTCAAATTAAAGGCACTTAATGTTCAGTTCAAAAGCAAACTAGATGATGTTGTGTCGAAAGATCCATGTGCCGACCTCTCTTCCTTGTTTGACAAATATAAGAGGTACCTAGCAGACATAAACTCTGAGAAAACCAAAAATTCTActccatcatctggtgtACAATCTACCTCGAATAGCGCACAGAGTTCTTTTCAACTGCAGCCTACTTCTTCAGCTGTAATTACCTCTGATAGCAACGCAATCGCGGTAACCGGGCCTGCGTCACACTCATCTGCGTCAGAAggggaagaggaggaacagaaAGACATCAAAATCGAGGGTCCAAAGTTTACGATATCCACAAAACCAATAACATCCGATTCTGTATTCGCATTTGGTACAGCAAAAAAAGCACCATCTCCAAAGGAAGATAGTGATAGTGAAAGTGACATCGAGATTAAAGGCCCACAATTTACTTTTTCAGGTGATGTAAAGAGtgatatcttcaagttaAAGCCAAAACCAAGCGTCACTACTGAAGATTCAAACGTTTCCGAAAAGAAAACTGTCACTTTTGATGCCGCAGCTACGGGTCCTGCTCAGGAAACTATGAAGGAAGAGACCCAACCCGAGGAAAAGCCTAAGTTTACATTTGGTGCATCGACGAATGCACCAGCCAAGGCAAACCCATTTATCTTCGGCAAGGGTCCAGCCACGGACAATTTAAAAGAGGATAAGACcagcgaagaagaaaagcCCAAGCCAGCATTTTCATTCGGTGCCCCAAACCCAGTTGCGAAGACTTCGGGAAATGATAGCTCTGTCCCCTCCTTTACATTTGGTGCTAAACCGAAGGAAACTGAgacatcttcaacaaaaccAGCGTTTTCTTTTGGTAGCACAATCGCGAATCCAACTAGCGAAAAACCGGCTGTTCCATCGTCTGCGTTTTCGTTCGGGAGTATTTCGTCATCACAAGCTACAACGGCAACAAATACCGAAACTCCTGAAGAAAAGGGAACTAAACCAAGCTTCTCATTCAACTTCCCCGCATCTAATGGTGGGAAAGATGCACAACCCCCAGCGAGCAAGGTCACTAGCACACCTAGCTTTGCATTCGGTTCGACTACTAAACCGactttggaaaatgatGGAACAACTGCAACAGAAGAGAAGCCAAAGCCATCTTTTAGTTTTGGCTCATCAACAACTGAAGCGAAGAACCCACCATCATTTGTATTTGGTAAATCAAATGACAAGAGCgaaccagaagaagagaataaAAAACCATCATTCATTTTTGGCTCTAACTCAAATACAACAGGTACGAACCCACCTTCGTTTTCTTTCGGTAaaccaaacaacaacaatagTTCTGCATCGGGAGGATTCAAATTCACACTACCATTTGGACAGAAACCGGCTACGGCCAACACCGAAGCACAGAATGTCGTCGAGACTGCTAATGCAACAAACAATGAGACTACTCAAACACCAGAACCAGTCCAACCagctgaagaggaaactaCAACACAATTCGAATTACAAAACGGTGAAGAAGGTGAAACTGTCTTGTTCTCACAGAGAGCCAAATTGATGCTATTCAACACCGAAACCAAGGCATACGATTCATGTGGTGTGGGTGAAATGAAACTTCTTCAGAATGGGAGTGACAAAACGAAGATAAGATTACTTTGTCGATCTGACGGAATGGGTAATATCTTGTTAAACACTGCGGTGATCAAGTCATTCAATTACACCCCATTGACACCTGAAAATGAAAATCTTGTGAGAAGACCCCCACCGTTGGCGCTGATGGTAAGGTAA
- the KNAG0B05580 gene encoding plasma-membrane proton-efflux P-type ATPase (similar to Saccharomyces cerevisiae PMA1 (YGL008C); ancestral locus Anc_4.115) codes for MAGNAPDEGLEEVSPKTTTPPTSSKSEKNAASNYASDSEDDIDALIDELQSNRDSESGSEEIDEEHAVGDARPIPEYMLQTDPNTGLSSDEVSARRKKFGLNQMQEEHENIVIKFLSYFIGPIQFVMEAAAILAAGLSDWVDFGVICGLLMLNACVGFIQEFQAGSIVDALKKTLANTAVVIRDGELEEVPANEVVPGDILQLEDGSIIPADGRFVTEDCYLQVDQSAITGESLAVDKRFGDQAFSSSTVKTGEGFILVTATGDNTFVGRAAALVNKASGGQGHFTEVLNGIGIILLVLVIVTLLLVWTACFYRTDSIVTILRFTLGITIIGVPVGLPAVVTTTMAVGAAYLAKKQAIVQKLSAIESLAGVEILCSDKTGTLTKNKLSLSEPYTVPGVSADDLMLTACLAASRKKKGLDAIDKAFLKALAHYPVAKDSLTKFKVLEFHPFDPVSKKVTAVVESPEGERIICVKGAPLFVLKTVEEDHPIPEDIHEAYESKVAELASRGFRSLGVARKRGEGHWEILGVMPCMDPPRDDTAETVNEAKNLGLRVKMLTGDAVGIAKETCRLLGLGSNIYNAERLGLGGGGDMPGSELADFVENADGFAEVFPQHKYRVVELLQNRGYLVAMTGDGVNDAPSLKKADTGIAVEGATDAARSAADIVFLAPGLSAIIDALKTSRQIFHRMYSYVVYRIALSLHLEIFLGLWIAILNHSLQIELIVFIAIFADVATLAIAYDNAPFSPMPVKWNLPRLWGMSIVLGIVLAIGTWITLTTMFLPKGGIIQNFGSIDGVLFLQISLTENWLIFITRAVGPFWSSIPSWQLAGAVFAVDVIATIFTLFGWWSQNWTDIVTVVRVYIWSLGIFCVLGGFYYIMSTSEAFDRLMNGKPLKSQAKPSRMLEDFFASMRRVSTQHEKDS; via the coding sequence ATGGCCGGTAACGCCCCAGACGAGGGTTTGGAAGAAGTCAGCCCGAAGACAACTACACCACCAACATCCTCAAAGtcagaaaaaaatgcagCTTCCAATTACGCATCCGACTCTGAAGATGATATCGACGCCTTGATCGATGAGCTACAATCAAACAGAGACTCAGAAAGTGGTTCTGAGGAAATCGATGAAGAACACGCTGTAGGGGATGCAAGACCCATCCCAGAATATATGCTACAAACTGATCCAAATACAGGGCTGTCATCGGATGAGGTTTCTGCCAGAAGGAAGAAGTTTGGTCTTAACCAAATGCAAGAGGAGCACGAAAACATTGTTATCAAGTTTCTGTCTTATTTCATCGGCCCAATCCAGTTCGTTATGGAAGCTGCGGCTATCCTGGCCGCAGGTTTATCCGATTGGGTTGATTTCGGTGTTATCTGTGGTTTACTGATGTTAAACGCCTGCGTTGGGTTCATTCAAGAATTCCAAGCGGGGTCCATAGTCGACGCCTTGAAGAAAACGTTGGCCAATACTGCCGTGGTCATCAGAGATGGTGAGCTAGAAGAGGTACCCGCCAACGAGGTTGTTCCCGGGGATATTCTGCAATTGGAAGACGGTTCCATTATTCCTGCTGATGGGCGGTTTGTCACGGAAGACTGCTATTTACAAGTGGATCAGTCTGCAATTACTGGTGAATCCTTGGCAGTCGACAAGCGCTTTGGAGACCAGGCATTTTCCTCATCTACCGTTAAGACTGGAGAAGGGTTTATACTGGTCACCGCTACTGGTGACAACACTTTCGTTGGTAGAGCTGCTGCTTTGGTCAACAAGGCTTCCGGTGGACAAGGTCATTTCACGGAAGTTTTGAACGGAATTGGGATTATTTTACTGGTGCTTGTCATTGTGACGCTGCTCTTGGTATGGACTGCGTGTTTTTACAGAACTGATAGTATCGTTACTATATTGCGGTTTACCCTGGGTATTACAATTATTGGTGTTCCAGTCGGTCTACCAGCTGTCGTGACCACTACTATGGCTGTAGGCGCTGCCTACCTGGCCAAGAAGCAAGCCATTGTTCAGAAATTGTCTGCTATTGAATCTCTCGCCGGTGTCGAAATTTTGTGCTCTGATAAGACAGGTACCTTGACCAAGAATAAGCTGTCTTTGAGCGAGCCGTACACTGTTCCTGGGGTTTCTGCTGATGACTTGATGTTAACTGCTTGTTTGGCTGCTTCcaggaaaaagaaaggtttAGATGCTATCGACAAGGCTTTCTTGAAGGCATTGGCCCATTATCCAGTTGCCAAGGATTCCTTGACTAAGTTCAAGGTCTTGGAGTTCCACCCATTCGATCCTGTCTCAAAGAAAGttactgctgttgttgaatcCCCAGAGGGTGAAAGAATCATCTGTGTCAAAGGTGCACctctgtttgttttgaaaaccGTTGAGGAAGACCATCCAATCCCAGAAGATATTCACGAAGCATACGAAAGCAAAGTTGCAGAACTGGCGTCCCGGGGGTTTAGGTCTTTGGGTGTAGCCAGAAAGAGAGGCGAGGGACACTGGGAAATCTTGGGTGTCATGCCCTGTATGGATCCTCCAAGAGACGACACTGCCGAAACTGTTAATGAAGCAAAAAACTTGGGTTTAAGGGTCAAGATGCTGACTGGTGATGCGGTTGGAATTGCCAAGGAAACCTGCAGATTATTAGGTCTTGGCTCCAATATTTACAATGCTGAAAGGCTAGGTCttggtggcggtggtgaTATGCCAGGTTCTGAGTTGGCagactttgttgaaaatgctGATGGTTTTGCAGAAGTATTCCCACAACATAAGTACAGGGTTGTTGAGCTCTTGCAGAACAGAGGTTATTTGGTTGCCATGACCGGGGATGGTGTCAACGATGCCCCATCTCTAAAAAAGGCAGACACTGGTATTGCTGTCGAAGGTGCCACGGATGCTGCTAGATCCGCTGCCGACATTGTTTTCTTAGCCCCTGGTTTGTCAGCTATTATCGATGCTTTGAAGACCTCCAGACAAATTTTCCACAGAATGTACTCTTACGTCGTCTACCGTATCGCTTTGTCTCtacatttggaaattttcTTGGGTCTATGGATTGCGATTTTGAACCACTCTTTACAGATTGAACTGATTGTTTTCATTGCAATTTTTGCCGATGTTGCCACTTTGGCCATTGCTTATGACAATGCTCCCTTCTCACCCATGCCTGTAAAGTGGAACTTGCCGCGGTTATGGGGTATGTCTATTGTACTGGGTATTGTTTTAGCGATCGGCACGTGGATTACATTAACTACCATGTTTTTACCAAAGGGAGGTATCATTCAAAATTTTGGGTCCATTGATGGTGTCTTGTTTTTGCAGATCTCGTTGACTGAGAATTGGCTGATTTTTATTACTAGAGCCGTCGGCCCATTTTGGTCTTCAATTCCATCTTGGCAACTAGCCGGTGCGGTTTTTGCCGTTGATGTCATAGCGACCATCTTCACATTGTTTGGGTGGTGGTCACAAAATTGGACAGATATTGTTACCGTTGTTCGTGTGTACATCTGGTCTCTGGGGATATTCTGCGTTTTAGGTGGGTTTTACTACATCATGTCAACTTCCGAAGCTTTTGACAGGTTAATGAACGGGAAGCCATTAAAATCGCAAGCAAAGCCCTCCAGAATGCTAGAAGATTTTTTTGCCTCCATGAGACGTGTCTCGACTCAGCACGAAAAGGATTCTTAG
- the KNAG0B05625 gene encoding uncharacterized protein, whose amino-acid sequence MNNISRCLETGRQLRLTMEQAPDATSRRKAKGEYLLYKDRLMVKLHRVLDSLDMMDGRYASEVELFLRLVSEKKEVYRRLHGMDLRHGIPVRVQEKIAWLRCMETDKLSLGVRVNMKIGEVFDQHLKPLTNGVELSICCPHRFRYLQKVNPFFL is encoded by the coding sequence ATGAATAACATCAGCAGGTGTCTCGAGACCGGACGCCAATTAAGACTCACCATGGAGCAGGCCCCCGATGCAACGTCTAGAAGAAAGGCGAAAGGGGAGTACCTGCTCTACAAGGACAGGCTGATGGTGAAACTGCATCGTGTGCTGGACTCCCTCGACATGATGGATGGCAGATATGCCAGCGAGGTCGAGCTCTTCTTGCGACTGGTCTCCGAAAAAAAGGAGGTGTACCGGCGATTACATGGAATGGACTTGCGTCACGGAATTCCCGTGAGAGTCCAGGAGAAGATCGCCTGGCTCCGCTGCATGGAAACTGATAAACTCAGCCTAGGAGTAAGAGTCAACATGAAGATTGGCGAGGTATTTGACCAACACCTGAAGCCTCTGACGAATGGTGTTGAACTGTCTATTTGTTGCCCCCATCGTTTTCGATATTTGCAAAAAGTAAaccctttttttttatga
- the SEN34 gene encoding tRNA splicing endonuclease subunit SEN34 (similar to Saccharomyces cerevisiae SEN34 (YAR008W); ancestral locus Anc_4.116), whose amino-acid sequence MVNKIRISVVVQGTDASDLVLTPLIFKLEDVERARKLGVCGILAGTLPTAAQQNMFLSVPLKLMAEEAIWLFLSGHAEVVHLRSPTSSLIGNLIKENLESLQAANESKLQESFRLQRQFKVEQHRLKLESLGRLPPGGELPHDPQIDSLIDSSLFVETANSSSILSKLSSKQQQDGCIDAQIINCMIANYSNWDNYLLYQSLRENGYVLSPGARFGGLYIAYPGDPLRYHSHITVQPAIDYYKEGIDLTLLTSGARLGTSVKKMWVIGGVKNYGTKQEELRKPKAPADVSFFSIEWAGFG is encoded by the coding sequence ATGGTCAACAAAATTAGGATTAGTGTTGTCGTCCAGGGGACCGATGCTAGTGATCTGGTGCTAACCCCGTTGATATTCAAGCTAGAGGATGTGGAAAGAGCGAGGAAACTTGGTGTTTGCGGTATTCTGGCCGGTACTTTACCGACTGCAGCCCAACAGAACATGTTTTTGTCTGTTCCTCTTAAACTGATGGCCGAGGAGGCTATATGGCTGTTTTTAAGTGGCCATGCAGAGGTCGTTCATCTAAGGAGCCCTACTAGCAGCTTGATTGGTAACTTGATCAAGGAAAACCTTGAGTCATTACAAGCAGCCAATGAAAGTAAGCTACAGGAGTCTTTCCGTCTGCAGAGACAGTTTAAAGTGGAACAGCATCGGCTTAAGCTAGAGAGTTTGGGCCGTTTACCACCAGGGGGTGAGTTGCCTCACGATCCACAGATTGACAGCTTGATTGATTCATCGTTGTTTGTGGAAACTGCAAACAGTTCATCAATATTATCCAAGCTAAGCAGCAAGCAGCAACAAGACGGGTGCATTGATGCCCAAATAATCAATTGTATGATTGCCAATTACTCCAACTGGGACAATTACTTGCTCTACCAGTCACTACGAGAGAATGGCTATGTTCTGTCTCCCGGTGCCCGTTTTGGTGGGTTGTACATTGCATACCCGGGCGACCCACTACGATACCACTCGCACATTACCGTACAACCAGCAATAGACTACTACAAGGAGGGCATTGATTTGACACTACTGACCAGTGGGGCAAGACTGGGGACAAGTGTCAAGAAGATGTGGGTCATTGGAGGGGTGAAAAATTACGGTACTAAGCAGGAGGAATTACGTAAGCCCAAAGCACCTGCAGAcgtttccttcttctcaattGAATGGGCTGGTTTTGGTTAA
- the RPS25B gene encoding 40S ribosomal protein eS25 (similar to Saccharomyces cerevisiae RPS25A (YGR027C) and RPS25B (YLR333C); ancestral locus Anc_4.163), with amino-acid sequence MPPKQQLSKAAKAAAAMAGGKKSKKKWSKKSMKDKAAHAVILDQEKYDRILKEVPTYRYVSVSVLVDRLKIGGSLARVALKHLEAEGIIKPVSKHSKQAIYTRAAAE; translated from the coding sequence ATGCCTCCAAAACAACAATTGTCCAAGGCTGCCAAGGCCGCTGCCGCTATGGCCGGTGGTAAGAAGTCTAAGAAGAAGTGGTCCAAGAAGTCCATGAAGGACAAGGCCGCTCACGCCGTCATCCTAGACCAAGAGAAGTACGACAGAATCTTGAAGGAGGTCCCAACATACAGATACGTCTCCGTGTCTGTCTTGGTTGACAGATTAAAGATTGGTGGTTCTCTAGCCAGAGTTGCCCTAAAACACTTGGAAGCTGAAGGTATCATCAAGCCAGTCTCCAAGCACTCCAAGCAAGCTATCTACACCAGAGCTGCTGCCGAATAA
- the RFA1 gene encoding replication factor A subunit protein RFA1 (similar to Saccharomyces cerevisiae RFA1 (YAR007C); ancestral locus Anc_4.120): protein MADTELSKGDLFSLFTKEERYSNPINGVYQIFNTKKNDGTSTNRKNIVLMSDGVYYMKMLFRNEAADKFQSQELQKGDIVRITAADAVSLKNKTRFVVLVDDFELVDAGKELVNPNSTFLNTYMAAHINELVPELKGDDEANDAHPAAENSTTTGISGTATNSGAAAASATNSMTGQSDRPLGNPATSFGNSSKSKPIFAIEQLSPYQNVWTIKARVSFKGEIKTWSNQRGEGKLFNVNFLDTSGEIRATAFNDMATKYYEILQEGKVYYVSKARLQPAKPQFSNLSHPYELSLDRESVVEECQDDINVPKTHFNFIKLDTVQNQEANSTVDVLGIIKTVNDAFTLTSRAGKTFDRRDIVLVDDSNSSINVGLWNTLAKEFNMPEGSVVAIKGVRVSDFGGKSLTMGFTSNLIPNPEIPEAYALKGWYDSEGHSANFTALGQDNVPGASPNAGKFIAQRISIGKAIADNLGKSDAGDYFSIRAAISFLKVDNFAYPACSNKDCNKKAIQSTDGTWRCEKCNTDNEKPEWRYILTLSIMDETGQLWVVLFNEQAEQLLGVSATKLTDLKEKDPKEFSRLTQNLQMNQYDFRIRAREDNYNDQTRIRYSVSNIHQLNYKAEADFLAAELSKAFLE from the coding sequence ATGGCCGATACTGAACTAAGCAAAGGCGATCTTTTCAGTCTGTTCACTAAGGAGGAGAGATACTCCAACCCTATCAACGGTGTCTATCAGATTTTCAACaccaagaaaaatgatGGTACCAGCACCAACCGGAAGAATATTGTTTTGATGTCTGATGGGGTGTACTACATGAAGATGTTGTTTAGAAACGAGGCTGCTGACAAGTTCCAAAGTCAAGAATTGCAGAAGGGTGACATCGTTCGTATAACGGCAGCAGACGCTGTTTCtctgaagaacaaaaccAGGTTCGTTGTTTTGGTTGACGATTTTGAGCTGGTGGATGCTGGTAAGGAATTGGTTAACCCCAACAGcaccttcttgaacacgTACATGGCCGCGCACATTAACGAACTTGTTCCCGAGTTGAAGGGCGACGATGAAGCAAACGATGCACACCCTGCCGCGGAAAATTCGACGACAACTGGTATCAGTGGTACTGCAACTAACAGTGGGGCCGCAGCTGCTTCGGCCACGAACTCGATGACTGGGCAGTCTGACAGACCTTTGGGGAATCCGGCAACGAGCTTCGGGAACTCCTCCAAGTCCAAACCAATCTTCGCTATAGAACAACTGTCTCCTTATCAGAACGTGTGGACTATCAAGGCAAGAGTGTCATTCAAGGGTGAAATCAAGACATGGAGTAACCAAAGAGGCGAGGGTAAACTATTCAATGTCAACTTCCTGGATACTTCAGGAGAAATCAGAGCTACTGCTTTCAACGACATGGCCACTAAGTATTACGAAATTCTGCAAGAGGGCAAGGTATACTACGTCTCCAAAGCAAGATTACAACCGGCCAAACCGCAATTTTCTAATCTTTCTCACCCATACGAACTAAGCTTGGACAGAGAAAGTGTTGTCGAAGAATGTCAAGACGACATAAATGTCCCCAAGACTCATTTCAACTTTATCAAATTAGACACGGTGCAAAACCAGGAGGCAAACTCCACTGTGGACGTCCTGGGTATCATTAAGACCGTAAACGATGCATTTACACTGACTTCTAGGGCGGGCAAAACGTTTGACCGTCGTGATATTGTGCTAGTTGACGACTCTAATTCCTCAATTAATGTGGGTTTATGGAACACTTTGGCCAAAGAATTCAACATGCCAGAGGGGTCAGTGGTGGCGATAAAGGGTGTTCGTGTCTCTGATTTCGGCGGTAAGTCTCTGACAATGGGATTTACCAGCAACCTGATTCCCAATCCTGAGATCCCTGAAGCTTATGCATTGAAGGGGTGGTACGATTCTGAGGGTCACTCGGCGAACTTCACCGCTCTGGGCCAAGATAACGTTCCAGGCGCCAGCCCCAACGCAGGCAAGTTCATCGCTCAACGGATCTCGATCGGTAAAGCTATAGCTGATAACCTGGGGAAAAGTGATGCTGGTGACTACTTCAGCATCAGGGCAGCTATcagttttttgaaagtcgaCAACTTTGCGTACCCTGCTTGTTCGAATAAAGATTGTAACAAGAAAGCTATTCAATCGACCGATGGTACTTGGAGATGTGAGAAGTGTAATACAGACAACGAGAAGCCCGAATGGAGATATATTTTAACGCTTTCGATCATGGACGAGACTGGACAACTGTGGGTGGTGCTGTTCAACGAGCAAGCTGAACAGCTACTCGGTGTTTCTGCGACGAAATTGACTGatttgaaagaaaaggatCCTAAAGAATTTAGTAGATTGACCCAAAACTTGCAGATGAACCAATACGATTTCCGGATCAGGGCAAGGGAGGACAACTACAACGACCAAACGAGAATCAGATACAGTGTATCCAACATACACCAACTGAATTACAAAGCTGAGGCCGATTTCTTGGCAGCTGAACTGTCAAAAGCATTTCTAGAGTGA